The following proteins are co-located in the Aggregatibacter aphrophilus ATCC 33389 genome:
- a CDS encoding glycoside hydrolase family 32 protein encodes MHIFNNGKYKSILAAESGELAEIAQTVQKDTNFRPHFHIAPPTGLMNDPNGLIFDGEKYHLFYQWFPFDAIHGMKHWKHLITKDFQHYQSADDLIPCELFESHGCYSGGALKVGDKLAMFYTGNTRRPSDNQRVPYQNLAIFDLDGKLLSKHPLIENAPEGYTEHVRDPKPYFTENGKIRFICGAQRENLTGTAIIFEMDNLEDTPRLLGELSLPAFDNTNVFMWECPDLLKLDGKDVFIWSPQGKDREAHQFQNNYHATYAVGKLTDLTFEAEYIGELDQGFDFYAPQTFGGLDNKTHAVLFGWIGLPDLTYPTDKFKWHSALTLPRELHLEGTKIYQRPIAKTCENLTALSTLHLDGKAEIADLDRAYVKFEANNRAFNLTFFQNEKGQSLRLSYENGLVCLDRSQSEQTELMEKFDSKRFCEIENLQTVEIFFDRSIVEIFFNHGEKAMTSRFFIANRSNIITTQHSLDLILGYLPTIHFC; translated from the coding sequence ATGCATATTTTCAACAACGGGAAATACAAAAGCATCCTTGCGGCAGAATCCGGTGAGCTTGCGGAAATTGCTCAAACCGTGCAAAAAGACACAAATTTCCGACCGCACTTTCATATTGCGCCACCAACCGGACTGATGAACGATCCTAACGGTCTCATCTTTGATGGCGAGAAATATCACCTTTTTTATCAATGGTTTCCTTTTGATGCCATACACGGTATGAAACATTGGAAGCATTTAATCACTAAAGATTTCCAACATTATCAATCTGCTGACGATCTCATTCCTTGTGAGCTTTTTGAATCTCACGGTTGTTATTCCGGTGGCGCGTTAAAAGTCGGTGATAAATTAGCCATGTTCTACACGGGCAACACCCGTCGTCCTAGTGATAATCAGCGTGTCCCTTACCAAAATTTAGCCATTTTCGATCTTGATGGAAAATTGCTCAGTAAACATCCGTTAATTGAAAATGCGCCTGAAGGCTATACGGAACACGTTCGCGACCCGAAACCTTATTTCACCGAAAACGGTAAAATCCGTTTTATCTGCGGTGCACAACGGGAAAATCTCACCGGCACGGCTATTATTTTTGAAATGGACAATCTTGAAGATACGCCGCGTTTGCTGGGTGAGCTTTCCTTGCCGGCGTTTGATAATACCAATGTGTTTATGTGGGAATGCCCTGATTTGTTGAAACTGGACGGTAAAGATGTGTTTATTTGGTCGCCTCAGGGCAAAGATCGTGAAGCTCATCAATTCCAAAATAATTACCATGCGACTTATGCGGTGGGTAAATTAACGGATTTAACCTTTGAAGCGGAATATATCGGCGAGTTGGATCAAGGCTTTGACTTCTATGCGCCACAAACCTTTGGCGGTTTGGATAATAAAACCCATGCTGTGCTTTTTGGCTGGATCGGTTTGCCGGACTTAACCTATCCGACAGACAAATTCAAATGGCATTCGGCCTTAACCCTGCCGAGAGAATTACACTTAGAAGGCACCAAAATCTATCAACGCCCGATCGCAAAAACGTGTGAAAATCTGACCGCACTTTCGACGCTTCACCTTGATGGAAAAGCCGAGATTGCGGATTTAGATCGTGCTTATGTAAAATTTGAGGCAAATAACCGGGCCTTCAATTTGACTTTCTTCCAAAACGAAAAAGGACAATCATTGCGCCTTTCTTATGAAAACGGATTGGTTTGCTTAGATCGCAGCCAAAGTGAGCAAACTGAATTAATGGAAAAATTCGATAGCAAACGTTTCTGTGAAATTGAGAATCTGCAAACGGTGGAAATTTTCTTTGATCGTTCCATTGTGGAAATTTTCTTCAATCACGGTGAAAAAGCCATGACATCCCGATTCTTTATTGCCAATAGAAGCAATATAATCACGACGCAACATTCATTAGATTTAATTCTTGGCTATTTGCCAACTATTCACTTTTGTTAA
- a CDS encoding fused DSP-PTPase phosphatase/NAD kinase-like protein, which produces MQANFSAFPLRSICKNSLFALTAFALVACSTTAPGEPPTNTEHWATVISENENLYRIDDNFYRSEQLDRQAEPLLDKVNIKTIVNLRFFDRNNDEQAFGHKNINLINTPLLTWSINTREVADILWQIRQHQKDGPILVHCYHGADRTGLIVAMYRVIYQNWDLNEAKREMQQAPYGYHSIWKNIDNFFTKENVAKIKARLNELAKESG; this is translated from the coding sequence ATGCAAGCAAATTTTTCCGCTTTTCCCCTAAGGTCAATCTGTAAAAACTCGCTTTTTGCGTTAACCGCATTCGCTTTGGTTGCTTGTAGTACAACTGCTCCCGGCGAACCACCTACCAACACAGAACACTGGGCAACGGTAATCAGTGAAAATGAAAATTTGTATCGCATTGACGATAATTTTTATCGTAGCGAACAATTAGATCGCCAGGCGGAACCGCTGTTAGACAAAGTAAACATTAAAACAATTGTGAATTTGCGTTTTTTTGATCGTAATAATGACGAACAGGCATTCGGACATAAAAATATCAATTTGATTAATACGCCGCTATTAACGTGGTCAATTAATACACGGGAAGTAGCGGATATTTTATGGCAAATTCGCCAACATCAGAAAGATGGGCCGATATTAGTGCACTGTTATCACGGCGCCGATCGTACCGGTTTAATCGTGGCGATGTATCGTGTGATTTATCAAAATTGGGACTTAAACGAAGCCAAACGGGAAATGCAACAAGCACCTTATGGCTATCATTCGATTTGGAAAAATATTGATAATTTCTTTACGAAAGAAAATGTTGCAAAAATAAAAGCTCGATTAAATGAGCTGGCAAAAGAATCTGGCTAA
- the truB gene encoding tRNA pseudouridine(55) synthase TruB, giving the protein MSKPRKRGRDIHGVLLLDKPQGMSSNDIMQKVKRIFQANKAGHTGALDPLATGMLPICLGEATKFSQFLLDADKRYLVTAKLGERTDTSDAEGQIVETRDVKVKTPEILTALEQFRGDILQVPTMFSALKHNGKPLYEYARQGITVEREARPITIFELNFIEYNAPYLTLEVHCSKGTYIRTLVDDLGETLGCGAHVTMLRRTAVADYPTEKMLDWNALQALAESQDLSFLDALLLPIDTAVEKLPTLTLNESQAQGIGFGQRVKFDNPNSLQGQVRLFSHENRFLGVAVIDENNVIRPQRLVVYE; this is encoded by the coding sequence ATGTCCAAACCGCGTAAACGTGGGCGTGATATTCACGGCGTGTTGTTGTTGGATAAGCCGCAAGGTATGTCTTCCAATGACATCATGCAAAAAGTGAAACGCATTTTTCAGGCTAACAAAGCGGGGCATACCGGTGCGTTAGATCCGCTGGCTACCGGAATGTTGCCTATTTGTTTGGGCGAAGCCACCAAGTTTTCGCAGTTTTTGTTGGATGCCGATAAGCGTTATTTAGTGACGGCAAAACTGGGAGAACGCACCGATACATCGGATGCGGAAGGACAGATTGTCGAAACCCGTGATGTGAAGGTTAAAACACCTGAAATTTTGACCGCACTTGAGCAATTCCGTGGGGATATTTTGCAAGTGCCGACGATGTTTTCGGCGTTGAAACACAATGGTAAACCGCTTTATGAATATGCTCGTCAAGGCATTACGGTGGAGCGGGAAGCGCGCCCCATTACAATCTTTGAATTGAACTTTATTGAATACAACGCGCCGTATTTAACCCTAGAAGTGCATTGTTCCAAAGGTACCTACATTCGCACTTTGGTGGATGATTTAGGTGAGACGTTAGGCTGTGGCGCTCATGTAACGATGTTACGTCGAACGGCAGTGGCGGATTATCCGACAGAAAAAATGTTGGATTGGAATGCGTTGCAAGCTTTGGCAGAATCACAAGATTTGAGTTTTTTAGATGCTTTGTTATTGCCTATAGATACTGCGGTAGAGAAGTTGCCGACGTTAACCTTAAATGAAAGCCAAGCGCAAGGCATCGGATTTGGTCAACGGGTAAAATTCGATAATCCTAACAGTCTACAAGGACAAGTGCGGTTATTTTCCCACGAGAATCGTTTTCTTGGTGTGGCGGTGATTGATGAAAATAACGTGATCCGTCCACAGCGATTAGTGGTGTATGAATAA
- the rbfA gene encoding 30S ribosome-binding factor RbfA, whose amino-acid sequence MAREFKRSDRVAQEIQKEIAVILQREVKDPRIGMATVSDVEMSSDLAYAKVFVTFLFDHDEQAIAQGMKGLEKAAPYIRTLLGKAMRLRIVPEIRFIYDQSLVEGMRMSNLVTNVVREDEKKHVEDKN is encoded by the coding sequence ATGGCTCGAGAATTCAAACGTAGCGACCGTGTCGCACAAGAAATCCAAAAAGAAATCGCGGTGATTTTACAACGCGAAGTGAAAGATCCGCGTATCGGTATGGCGACGGTGTCCGACGTGGAAATGTCCAGTGATTTGGCTTATGCAAAAGTTTTCGTTACCTTCTTATTTGATCACGATGAACAGGCGATTGCGCAGGGCATGAAAGGCTTGGAAAAAGCCGCGCCTTATATTCGCACGCTGTTAGGCAAAGCCATGCGTCTGCGTATCGTGCCGGAGATTCGTTTTATTTACGATCAATCCTTAGTGGAAGGTATGCGCATGTCTAACTTGGTGACAAATGTTGTGCGCGAAGATGAGAAGAAACACGTTGAGGACAAAAACTAA
- the infB gene encoding translation initiation factor IF-2: MTEELKTNAPKKLSLKPRTKTTVSSTSASGKSKEVQVEVRKKRTVPTEAALKAEEAAKLKAQQEAVRKAAEERAQKEKAAKEKEAAEKAKQAQSAVNNPVKSVDPEKEKRKAEEAKLRRKAEELARQKAEEQARKAAEEAKRYVEHSDDESHSNADDYSDYNLTSSYALEAEDEEERRNENRGRGKNKVAKAKKGGRDDESNKNERESNRRNQKDVKGGKGKQAKKGSVLQQAFTKPTQAVNRDVVIGETITVAELASKMAVKATEVIKTMMKMGAMATINQVIDQETAQLVAEEMGHKVIVRKENELEEAVMSDRDVDAELVTRAPVVTIMGHVDHGKTSLLDYIRKAKVASGEAGGITQHIGAYHVETEDGKMITFLDTPGHAAFTSMRARGAKATDIVVLVVAADDGVMPQTIEAIQHAKAAGVPIVVAVNKIDKPEANPEHVEQELLQYDVIAEKFGGDVQFVYVSAKKGTGVDELLEAILLQSEVLELTAVKNAMATGVVIESYLDKGRGPVATILVQSGTLNKGDILLCGFEYGRVRAMRDENGKEVDEAGPAIPVEVLGLSGVPAAGDEATVVRDEKKAREVALYRQGKFREVKLARQQKAKLENMFSNMEEGDVAELNVIVKADVQGSVEAIVQSLMELSTDEVKVKVVGSGVGGITETDATLAAASNAIIVGFNVRADGSARRIIETENIDLRYYSIIYELLNEIKAAMSGMLQPEFKQEIIGLAEVRDVFRHPKFGAIAGCMVTEGVVKRNNPIRVLRDNVVIFEGELESLRRFKDDVSEVRNGMECGIGVKNYNDVKVGDQIEVFEVVEIKRSI, encoded by the coding sequence ATGACTGAAGAATTAAAAACGAATGCACCCAAGAAACTGAGTTTAAAACCACGTACGAAAACCACTGTGAGCAGTACCAGTGCTTCAGGTAAAAGCAAAGAAGTTCAGGTTGAAGTGCGTAAAAAACGTACTGTTCCAACTGAGGCAGCCCTAAAAGCGGAAGAAGCAGCAAAATTAAAGGCACAGCAAGAAGCCGTGCGAAAAGCTGCGGAAGAAAGAGCACAAAAGGAGAAGGCTGCAAAAGAAAAAGAAGCTGCCGAAAAAGCAAAACAGGCACAAAGTGCGGTCAATAATCCGGTTAAATCTGTGGATCCAGAAAAAGAGAAACGCAAAGCAGAAGAAGCGAAATTACGCCGTAAAGCGGAAGAGTTAGCTCGTCAAAAAGCGGAAGAACAAGCCCGTAAAGCAGCAGAAGAAGCCAAACGCTATGTTGAACATTCCGATGATGAATCACACAGCAATGCTGATGATTATTCCGATTACAATTTAACTTCAAGTTATGCGCTTGAAGCAGAAGATGAAGAAGAACGTCGTAACGAAAATCGTGGCCGCGGTAAAAATAAAGTCGCTAAAGCGAAAAAAGGCGGCCGTGATGATGAAAGTAATAAAAATGAGCGTGAGTCTAACCGTCGCAATCAAAAAGATGTGAAAGGCGGCAAAGGTAAACAAGCGAAGAAAGGCAGCGTATTGCAACAAGCTTTCACTAAACCGACTCAAGCAGTAAACCGTGATGTCGTGATCGGTGAAACCATCACTGTTGCCGAACTTGCCAGCAAAATGGCAGTGAAAGCGACTGAAGTGATTAAAACCATGATGAAAATGGGCGCGATGGCAACCATTAACCAAGTGATCGATCAAGAAACCGCGCAATTAGTAGCGGAAGAAATGGGACACAAGGTTATTGTGCGTAAGGAAAACGAGTTAGAAGAAGCGGTGATGAGCGATCGTGATGTGGACGCGGAATTAGTTACTCGTGCGCCGGTGGTGACCATAATGGGTCACGTTGACCATGGTAAAACCTCTTTACTTGATTATATTCGTAAAGCCAAAGTAGCCTCCGGTGAAGCTGGCGGGATTACGCAACATATTGGTGCGTACCATGTTGAAACCGAAGATGGCAAAATGATCACCTTCTTAGATACTCCGGGACACGCAGCGTTTACATCTATGCGTGCTCGTGGTGCAAAAGCGACAGACATCGTGGTGTTGGTGGTAGCAGCGGATGATGGTGTAATGCCACAAACTATCGAAGCGATCCAACACGCCAAAGCGGCAGGTGTGCCAATTGTCGTTGCGGTGAACAAAATTGATAAACCGGAAGCTAATCCGGAACACGTTGAGCAAGAATTATTGCAGTATGACGTTATCGCTGAAAAATTCGGTGGTGATGTACAATTCGTCTATGTTTCTGCGAAAAAAGGAACCGGCGTTGACGAATTGCTTGAAGCTATCTTATTGCAATCGGAAGTGCTTGAACTCACCGCTGTGAAAAACGCTATGGCGACCGGCGTGGTGATCGAGTCCTATTTGGATAAAGGTCGCGGTCCGGTAGCAACCATTTTGGTGCAATCCGGTACCTTGAATAAAGGCGATATTTTGCTTTGTGGTTTTGAATACGGTCGTGTGCGTGCAATGCGCGATGAAAACGGTAAAGAAGTCGATGAAGCCGGTCCGGCTATTCCTGTGGAAGTTTTAGGCCTTTCCGGTGTACCGGCTGCCGGTGATGAAGCTACAGTTGTGCGTGATGAGAAAAAAGCGCGTGAAGTAGCGTTATATCGCCAAGGCAAATTCCGTGAAGTAAAACTTGCTCGTCAACAAAAAGCCAAATTGGAAAATATGTTCAGTAACATGGAGGAAGGCGATGTAGCTGAACTCAATGTGATTGTGAAAGCGGACGTACAAGGTTCCGTGGAAGCCATCGTTCAATCCTTAATGGAACTTTCAACTGACGAAGTGAAAGTGAAAGTGGTGGGCTCCGGCGTAGGCGGTATTACTGAAACCGATGCAACTTTGGCTGCGGCTTCTAACGCGATTATTGTTGGCTTTAACGTGCGTGCAGACGGCTCTGCCCGCCGCATTATCGAAACCGAAAACATTGATTTACGTTACTATTCCATTATTTACGAATTGCTCAACGAAATCAAAGCGGCAATGAGCGGTATGTTACAACCTGAATTCAAACAAGAAATCATCGGTTTGGCTGAAGTACGTGATGTATTCCGTCATCCGAAATTCGGTGCTATTGCTGGTTGTATGGTGACTGAAGGTGTTGTGAAACGTAACAATCCAATCCGCGTATTACGCGACAACGTGGTGATCTTTGAAGGGGAATTAGAATCCCTTCGCCGCTTCAAAGACGACGTATCTGAAGTACGTAACGGTATGGAATGTGGTATTGGCGTGAAGAACTACAATGACGTAAAAGTCGGCGACCAGATTGAGGTATTCGAAGTGGTTGAGATTAAACGCTCGATCTAA
- the nusA gene encoding transcription termination factor NusA: MSKEILLAAEAVSNEKLLPREKIFEALESAIALSTKKKYEYEVDVRVTINPKTGEFDTFRRWAVVENVMSPTKEITLEAARFENPDIQLGDYVEDQIESIAFDRIAMQTARQVISTKIREAERSKIVDQFRVKEGQIVTATVKKSNRDSIILDVNGEDGNKAEAVMLREDMLPRENFRPGDRVRGVLYKVSPESKGTQLFVTRAKPEMLIELFRLEVPEIGEELIEIKSAARDPGSRAKIAVKSNDKRIDPVGACVGMRGARVQAITNELGGERVDIVLWDDNPAQFVINAMAPADVSSIVVDEDKHAMDIAVEEANLAQAIGRNGQNVRLATQLTGWTLNVMTTEELSEKHQAEDNKVLNLFIDALEIDEEFAQLLIDEGFSTLEELAYVPVRELTAIDGLEDEDLVEELQTRAKNAITAKALAEEEALKKAQIEDRLLNLEGMNRHIAFKLVEKQITTLEELAEQGVDDLTDIEELSAEQAADLIMAARNICWFTE, encoded by the coding sequence ATGAGTAAAGAGATTCTATTAGCGGCCGAAGCCGTATCCAATGAAAAATTATTACCACGTGAGAAAATTTTTGAAGCCTTAGAAAGTGCTATTGCGCTTTCTACTAAGAAAAAATACGAATATGAAGTTGATGTGCGAGTAACGATTAATCCGAAAACCGGAGAGTTTGATACATTCCGTCGTTGGGCTGTGGTGGAAAATGTAATGAGCCCAACCAAAGAAATCACCTTAGAAGCCGCGCGTTTTGAAAACCCGGATATCCAGTTAGGTGATTATGTCGAAGATCAAATCGAATCGATCGCCTTTGATCGTATTGCCATGCAAACTGCACGTCAGGTCATCAGTACCAAAATTCGTGAAGCGGAACGTAGCAAAATTGTAGACCAATTCCGTGTTAAAGAAGGTCAAATCGTGACCGCGACCGTGAAGAAAAGCAACCGTGATAGCATTATTTTAGATGTAAACGGCGAAGACGGTAATAAAGCAGAAGCAGTCATGTTACGTGAAGATATGCTGCCGCGTGAAAACTTCCGTCCCGGCGACCGTGTTCGTGGGGTGTTATACAAAGTCAGTCCGGAAAGCAAAGGCACCCAACTATTCGTTACCCGTGCCAAACCTGAAATGCTGATTGAATTGTTCCGTTTGGAAGTGCCTGAAATCGGCGAAGAATTAATCGAAATTAAAAGTGCAGCCCGCGATCCGGGTTCTCGTGCAAAAATTGCCGTGAAAAGCAATGATAAACGCATTGACCCAGTGGGTGCGTGTGTCGGTATGCGTGGTGCACGCGTGCAGGCGATTACCAACGAATTGGGCGGTGAACGAGTGGACATCGTGCTTTGGGATGATAATCCGGCACAATTCGTGATTAACGCTATGGCACCGGCTGATGTGAGTTCTATTGTGGTAGATGAAGATAAACACGCTATGGATATTGCTGTGGAAGAAGCCAATTTAGCGCAAGCTATCGGGCGTAACGGTCAAAACGTACGTTTGGCAACTCAACTAACCGGTTGGACATTAAATGTGATGACCACCGAAGAGTTAAGCGAAAAGCATCAAGCGGAAGATAATAAAGTCTTAAATTTATTTATTGACGCGTTAGAAATTGATGAAGAATTCGCTCAGCTATTAATTGATGAAGGTTTCTCAACATTAGAAGAATTGGCTTATGTGCCTGTTCGTGAGTTAACAGCTATCGACGGTTTGGAAGATGAGGATTTGGTAGAAGAGTTACAAACTCGTGCGAAAAATGCCATTACAGCGAAAGCATTGGCGGAAGAAGAAGCCTTGAAAAAAGCACAGATCGAAGACCGTTTATTAAACCTTGAAGGCATGAATCGCCACATTGCATTTAAATTGGTGGAAAAACAAATTACCACATTGGAAGAATTGGCCGAGCAAGGCGTTGATGATTTAACCGATATTGAAGAACTCAGTGCAGAGCAGGCTGCAGATTTAATTATGGCGGCCAGAAATATTTGCTGGTTTACTGAGTAA
- the rimP gene encoding ribosome maturation factor RimP, which translates to MATLEQKLQELVQGSVEDLGCELWGIECQRVGRYLTVRLFIDKEGGITVEDCADVSRQVSAVLDVEDPIADKYNLEVSSPGLDRPLFTLNQFERYLGQEILLHLRIPVADRRKWQGQLAKIENDMITLIVDGKEQVLAFGNIQKANVVPKF; encoded by the coding sequence TTGGCAACTTTGGAACAAAAATTGCAAGAATTAGTGCAAGGCTCGGTAGAAGATCTTGGCTGTGAGCTTTGGGGCATTGAATGTCAACGTGTTGGTCGTTATCTTACCGTGCGTTTGTTTATTGATAAAGAGGGCGGAATCACCGTAGAAGATTGTGCCGATGTGAGCCGTCAGGTAAGTGCGGTGTTGGATGTTGAAGATCCGATTGCCGATAAATATAACTTAGAAGTGTCTTCACCAGGGTTAGATCGTCCGTTATTTACCTTGAATCAATTTGAACGCTATCTCGGACAAGAAATTTTATTACATTTGCGCATTCCGGTGGCAGATCGTCGTAAATGGCAAGGGCAATTGGCGAAAATTGAAAATGACATGATAACGCTGATTGTGGATGGAAAAGAACAAGTGTTGGCGTTTGGAAATATTCAAAAGGCTAACGTCGTACCGAAATTTTAA
- a CDS encoding YcgL domain-containing protein, translating into MLCAIYKSPKEAGMYLYIEKRDQFAAVPETLLKVFGKPTFVMLFNLASNKSLVNADKLDVLRQIQERGFYLQTPKKDDWLFSL; encoded by the coding sequence ATGCTATGTGCCATTTATAAAAGCCCAAAAGAAGCGGGCATGTATTTATATATTGAAAAACGTGATCAATTTGCTGCCGTGCCGGAGACGTTGCTTAAAGTATTTGGTAAACCGACATTTGTAATGTTGTTTAATTTAGCCAGTAATAAGTCCTTAGTGAACGCGGATAAACTGGATGTGCTACGGCAAATTCAGGAGCGGGGTTTTTATTTGCAAACACCGAAGAAAGACGATTGGTTGTTTAGTCTATAA
- the minC gene encoding septum site-determining protein MinC — translation MAQDIIELRTGQFSAVFISINSSSLTAIKRALTKKTKNTPSLFHNIEVILQFNPMLEKVNLIALKDLLAEHNIHLIGVADWQNNLQRELILAANLPILGKIDNVSEILPEPRYLPTKIVPHNVIDKQVIYAKNSDLIIHGDVEHGAEVAADGNIHIYGELLGRAMAGVNSSSGSIYTQYLDAEFVAVNSRFLYKEKIPTEFLYRSVRIFAEKDKLIFTPF, via the coding sequence ATGGCTCAGGATATTATTGAACTACGCACAGGCCAATTTTCAGCCGTTTTTATCAGCATAAACAGTTCTAGTTTAACTGCGATAAAACGAGCATTGACAAAAAAAACCAAAAACACCCCCTCGTTATTTCACAATATTGAGGTGATTTTGCAGTTCAATCCTATGTTAGAAAAAGTCAATCTGATTGCATTAAAAGATTTATTGGCAGAACACAACATTCACCTTATCGGTGTTGCCGATTGGCAAAATAATTTGCAAAGGGAACTTATCCTTGCAGCCAATTTACCGATTCTAGGCAAAATTGATAATGTCTCCGAAATACTCCCAGAGCCACGCTATTTACCCACCAAAATTGTGCCGCATAATGTGATCGACAAACAGGTAATTTACGCTAAGAACAGTGATTTGATTATTCATGGTGATGTGGAACATGGAGCTGAAGTGGCTGCTGATGGTAACATTCATATTTACGGCGAATTATTAGGCCGCGCAATGGCAGGCGTAAACAGTAGTTCAGGTTCAATTTATACACAATATCTAGATGCCGAATTTGTGGCAGTAAATAGCCGTTTTTTATATAAAGAAAAAATCCCGACTGAATTTCTATACCGCTCAGTCAGGATTTTTGCGGAAAAGGATAAATTGATTTTTACCCCGTTCTAA
- the sixA gene encoding phosphohistidine phosphatase SixA: MRLFVMRHGEAELMANSDKERHLNANGKEQALMQGTWLKSTALSFDKVLVSPYARALETFAQVNSVYDQTLSDKLDIWDAITPYGDSGVVGNYLSVLVEDGLQNVLLISHLPLVGDIVKELCGRNPANFYPATIVEIHLDDEYAEVKGIKYLSKF; the protein is encoded by the coding sequence ATGCGCTTATTCGTTATGCGTCATGGGGAGGCAGAATTGATGGCGAACTCCGATAAGGAGCGCCATCTGAATGCCAACGGCAAAGAACAAGCATTAATGCAAGGAACATGGCTAAAATCTACCGCACTTTCATTTGATAAAGTGCTCGTTAGCCCTTATGCCCGTGCGTTAGAGACATTCGCTCAGGTGAACTCCGTTTACGATCAAACACTTTCCGATAAGCTGGATATTTGGGATGCTATTACGCCTTATGGTGATTCGGGAGTCGTGGGGAATTATCTTTCCGTGTTGGTGGAAGACGGGCTGCAAAATGTGTTGCTTATTTCCCATTTGCCCTTAGTGGGCGATATTGTGAAAGAATTGTGCGGTCGAAATCCGGCGAATTTTTATCCTGCAACCATTGTGGAAATTCATCTGGATGATGAGTACGCAGAGGTAAAAGGAATAAAATATTTGAGTAAATTTTAA
- the glmM gene encoding phosphoglucosamine mutase: MAERKYFGTDGVRGKVGTNPITPDFVLKLGWAAGKVLATQGSRVVLIGKDTRISGYMLESALEAGLAAAGLSAAFTGPMPTPAVAYLTRTFRAEAGIVISASHNPYYDNGIKFFSTQGTKLPDEVEEAIEAMLEQPMDCVESAELGRASRIKDAAGRYIEFCKSTFPAHLSLENYKIVVDCANGATYHIAPNVMRELGAEVIEIGTHPNGMNINEKCGATDIKALQEKVLEVKADVGLAYDGDGDRLIMVDHLGNKVDGDQVLFIIAREALREGRLHGGVVGTLMSNMSLELALKQLAIPFVRANVGDRYVLEQMQERGWGLGGENSGHIIIADRNTTGDGIIASLAVLTAMAKHRLSLNELADAVKLFPQVLINVRFAGGDNPLESDTVKAVAADVEKRLAGKGRILLRKSGTEPLIRVMVECEDGVLAQKCAEEIADAVKANR, from the coding sequence ATGGCTGAACGTAAGTATTTTGGCACCGATGGGGTACGAGGCAAAGTAGGAACCAATCCGATTACACCGGATTTTGTGTTAAAACTCGGTTGGGCGGCAGGTAAAGTATTGGCTACACAAGGTTCCCGCGTAGTCTTGATCGGTAAGGATACGCGTATTTCCGGCTATATGTTGGAATCCGCCCTTGAGGCAGGGTTGGCGGCAGCCGGTTTGTCTGCAGCTTTTACCGGACCGATGCCGACGCCGGCAGTGGCTTATTTAACCCGCACTTTCCGCGCTGAAGCGGGAATCGTTATTTCCGCCTCACATAATCCGTATTATGACAACGGTATTAAATTTTTCTCCACTCAAGGTACCAAATTGCCGGATGAGGTAGAGGAAGCAATTGAAGCTATGTTGGAACAACCGATGGACTGTGTGGAATCTGCCGAGTTAGGGCGTGCAAGTCGAATTAAAGATGCAGCAGGACGTTATATTGAATTTTGTAAAAGCACCTTCCCGGCGCATTTAAGTTTAGAAAATTACAAAATCGTTGTGGATTGTGCCAACGGCGCTACTTATCACATCGCGCCTAATGTCATGCGTGAATTGGGTGCAGAAGTGATCGAAATTGGAACGCATCCGAACGGTATGAATATTAATGAAAAATGTGGTGCTACCGATATTAAAGCGTTACAGGAAAAAGTGTTGGAAGTTAAAGCCGATGTGGGCTTAGCTTATGATGGTGATGGTGACCGTTTAATTATGGTAGATCATCTCGGTAATAAAGTCGATGGTGACCAAGTCTTATTTATTATCGCTCGAGAAGCCTTGCGTGAAGGACGTTTACACGGCGGTGTTGTGGGGACGTTAATGAGTAATATGAGTTTGGAATTAGCCTTAAAACAATTAGCCATTCCATTTGTACGCGCTAATGTAGGTGATCGTTATGTGTTGGAACAAATGCAGGAGCGCGGTTGGGGCTTAGGCGGTGAAAATTCGGGTCATATTATCATTGCCGATCGTAATACCACCGGTGACGGTATTATCGCCTCATTAGCCGTGTTAACGGCCATGGCGAAACATCGTTTATCTTTAAATGAATTGGCCGATGCGGTGAAGTTATTCCCGCAAGTGTTAATCAACGTGCGTTTTGCCGGTGGAGATAATCCGTTAGAAAGCGATACCGTGAAGGCTGTGGCGGCAGATGTAGAAAAACGTTTGGCAGGCAAGGGCCGTATTTTATTACGTAAATCCGGTACAGAACCGTTAATTCGCGTGATGGTGGAATGTGAAGACGGTGTCTTGGCACAAAAATGTGCGGAAGAAATTGCCGATGCGGTGAAAGCGAACAGATAG